Proteins encoded within one genomic window of Bacillus sp. 1NLA3E:
- a CDS encoding ATP-binding protein, whose amino-acid sequence MDKTAIFLAMIEKDEANYEAWYLLAEEYILNDQLSDALFAFSKALKKQDDKMKNLVLESLKKVVSTEVIQLDGRSNAFAQGPEKMVETADSYGKDPENMVKTEDIKTEAEEVRKTSLKVIDGKKKSNVVNLEDRLPERITFADVGGLDNLKQTIEMKIIKPFVEPGLFSKFRKKTGGGILLYGPPGCGKTFIAQATAGECNANFYSAHISEILDPYIGVSERNLHNIFTTARANRPSVLFFDEIDTLGYSRSKSRSEVMRPLVDSMLTELQSINTNTEKLLVIGATNMPWDVDPAFKRPGRFDKLVFVPPPDKAARKIIMELKLYGKPIATGFDLELLADRTEYYSGADLENVIEVATENVLYEIMKTNKERLITMEDILTAIDSTKPSTLEWMTTIKNYIKYANQGGLYDEASRYIKEFL is encoded by the coding sequence GTGGATAAGACGGCAATTTTTTTAGCAATGATAGAAAAAGATGAAGCTAACTATGAAGCATGGTATCTATTAGCCGAAGAATATATTCTCAACGACCAGCTTTCCGATGCCCTGTTTGCTTTTTCTAAAGCTTTGAAAAAGCAAGATGATAAGATGAAAAATTTAGTTTTAGAATCTCTAAAAAAAGTGGTTTCCACTGAGGTGATTCAATTAGATGGAAGAAGCAATGCATTTGCACAAGGGCCCGAAAAAATGGTTGAAACAGCTGATAGCTATGGAAAAGACCCTGAAAATATGGTTAAAACAGAAGATATAAAAACAGAAGCGGAAGAGGTTAGAAAAACGAGCCTCAAAGTAATTGATGGTAAAAAGAAGAGCAATGTTGTCAATTTAGAGGATAGGTTACCTGAAAGAATCACATTTGCAGATGTGGGCGGTCTTGATAATTTGAAGCAAACGATCGAGATGAAAATTATCAAACCTTTTGTTGAACCGGGTCTCTTTTCAAAGTTTCGTAAAAAAACGGGAGGCGGGATTTTACTTTATGGTCCCCCTGGATGTGGCAAAACTTTTATTGCACAAGCGACAGCAGGAGAGTGTAATGCTAACTTTTATTCTGCCCACATTTCGGAAATATTGGACCCTTATATCGGTGTGAGTGAAAGAAATTTGCATAATATTTTCACCACTGCTAGGGCCAACAGGCCTTCTGTCTTGTTTTTTGATGAAATTGACACATTAGGCTATAGTCGTTCAAAATCTCGTTCGGAAGTAATGCGTCCATTAGTGGATTCGATGCTAACTGAACTACAAAGTATTAACACGAATACCGAAAAACTGTTAGTCATAGGCGCAACAAATATGCCATGGGATGTAGATCCTGCGTTTAAACGACCAGGCAGATTTGATAAGTTAGTGTTTGTTCCACCGCCTGATAAAGCAGCTCGAAAAATTATTATGGAATTAAAGCTATACGGAAAACCAATTGCAACCGGATTTGATCTCGAATTATTAGCAGATAGAACGGAGTATTACTCTGGGGCAGACTTGGAAAATGTCATTGAAGTCGCCACTGAAAATGTTCTTTATGAAATTATGAAAACCAATAAAGAACGCCTTATTACTATGGAAGACATTCTAACTGCTATCGATTCAACCAAGCCCTCCACTCTCGAATGGATGACGACCATAAAAAATTATATTAAATATGCAAACCAAGGCGGCCTTTATGATGAAGCATCCCGGTACATAAAAGAGTTTCTCTAA